Proteins encoded by one window of Arachis ipaensis cultivar K30076 chromosome B04, Araip1.1, whole genome shotgun sequence:
- the LOC107635234 gene encoding subtilisin-like protease Glyma18g48580 — MAAFSSRGPNEIQPSILKPDVSAPGVSILAAYSLFASVSNLLTDNRRGFPFNVMQGTSMSCPHVAGIAGLLKTRHPNWSPAAIKSAIMTTATTRDNTNRPIRDASDEKLATPFAYGSGHVQPNLAIEPGLVYDLHLNDYLNFLCASGYDQQLISALNFDRTFTCKGTHSINDLNYPSITLPNLRLSPITVTRTLTNVGPPGTYNATAKLDGCEITVVPNSLTFIKLNEQKTFQVTLQASSVIHQYNYQFGELLWTDGKHTVRSPIVVQRRN; from the exons ATGGCTGCGTTCTCCTCAAGAGGGCCCAATGAAATTCAGCCATCCATACTTAAG CCTGATGTGAGTGCACCTGGAGTGAGCATACTGGCTGCCTATTCTCTATTTGCAAGTGTATCTAACTTATTGACAGACAATCGTCGGGGATTTCCATTCAATGTAATGCAAGGAACTTCTATGTCTTGCCCCCATGTTGCTGGTATTGCTGGACTTCTCAAAACTCGTCATCCAAATTGGAGTCCTGCAGCTATTAAATCAGCAATTATGACTACTG CAACCACACGGGACAACACTAACAGGCCGATTCGAGATGCATCTGATGAGAAGCTAGCAACACCCTTTGCTTATGGTTCTGGACATGTTCAACCCAATCTTGCAATAGAGCCAGGACTTGTTTACGATCTACACCTCAATGATTATCTGAACTTCTTATGTGCATCTGGATACGATCAACAACTCATTTCAGCACTAAATTTCGACAGAACATTCACTTGTAAAGGAACTCACAGCATAAATGATTTGAACTACCCTTCAATCACGTTGCCAAATTTAAGGTTGAGTCCAATAACAGTTACTCGTACACTCACCAACGTAGGTCCCCCGGGCACATATAATGCAACTGCCAAACTGGATGGATGCGAAATTACTGTTGTGCCCAATTCCCTCACTTTCATTAAATTAAATGAACAGAAGACATTCCAAGTTACTCTACAGGCATCGAGTGTAATTCATCAATATAACTATCAGTTCGGAGAATTGCTATGGACAGATGGAAAACACACAGTTAGGAGTCCTATTGTAGTCCAACGCCGCAACTGA
- the LOC107635237 gene encoding MDIS1-interacting receptor like kinase 2-like: protein MYPKIEGSTYSRGIMLMYLCVHLVAAASSENSEASALLKWKASLENTSVLSSWAGTNPCKWHGIACDRANSVTAINLENHNLKGTLHTLSFSSFPNLLTFNIYNNFFYGTIPPHIGNISKLNTLNLSLNAFEGTIPKEMWTLTSLHGLDLSLCIYLSGAIPSSIANLTNLSYLDVAQNNLSGHIPPEIGNLNSLKYLDLAGNKLSGSIPHEIGMLTKLEVLVLSTNFLFGTIPSTIGNLSNLIHFFVSNNSLSGPIPSLIWNMSNLSWLYLDGNRLSGSIPPSLENLANLERFVLHGNNLSGSIPSTVGNMTKLIYLFMRVNNFSGSIPVSIGNLINLKRLSLQENNFFGFIPNTIGNLKKLSLLELSFNNLKGSIPPPIRNMTNLMIFLVSENNLTGNLPPQICSGGSLESFCADNNHFTGPVPRSLKNCSSIQRIRLQGNQLEGDIAQDFGIYPNLGFIDISDNKFHGQISPNWGRCPNLDTLIISNNNISGSIPPQIAEATKLGVLQLSSNQLTGRIPKELGNLKSLLHLKIGNNQLVGNIPKQVVGLPNLLELNLSNNRLDGSIPSEFDPIQPLYSLDLSGNLLNGTIPSVLGQLKQLQLLNLSHNNLSGTIPNTFSSSMSSLIYVNISYNQLEGPLPDNNRAFQSATIESLKNNKGLCGNVTGLMPCPSSSPRHKSHKVMLLVFLVIFGVLVLSVVAVSLYFLCKSARNKDNSAKEVQQVEEHFSIWSHDGKMAFETIIDATNNFDDKYLIGIGGQGSVYRAELPSGMVVAVKKLHKESDAGNKSNLKAFENEIEALTELRHRNIIKLYGYCQHSRFSFLVYEFLDGGSLDQALGSENQATAFDWERRVNVVKGVANALSYMHHDCKPPIVHRDISSKNILLDSDHEAHVSDFGTAKFLNPDSNWTTLAVTYGYGAPELAQTMEVTEKCDVYSFGVLCLEILMGKHPADLISSLLSPSTARITYNLLLVDVIDQRPPLPEISIVGEITWITKWALECLSQSPQSRPSMHQVSKELMMGKPRFPGDQFAMIRIGQLNEEWETPLM from the exons ATGTATCCAAAGATTGAAGGTAGCACATACAGCAGGGGCATTATGCTCATGTACCTGTGTGTACATCTTGTTGCTGCTGCTTCAAGTGAGAACAGTGAAGCAAGTGCACTCTTAAAGTGGAAGGCCAGCCTTGAGAACACCAGTGTGTTGTCGTCGTGGGCAGGTACGAATCCATGCAAATGGCACGGCATTGCATGCGACAGAGCCAATTCCGTTACGGCAATAAATCTTGAAAATCATAATCTGAAAGGTACACTCCACACTCTCAGCTTCTCATCATTCCCCAACCTCCTCACCTTTAATATCTACAACAACTTCTTCTATGGAACCATACCACCACACATTGGTAACATATCCAAACTCAATACTTTGAACTTGTCTTTGAACGCTTTTGAGGGTACCATCCCTAAGGAGATGTGGACATTGACGAGTTTACACGGGCTTGATCTTTCCCTGTGTATTTATCTTAGTGGAGCGATACCCAGTTCCATAGCAAATTTGACCAACCTATCATACCTAGATGTAGCCCAGAACAATCTTTCTGGCCACATTCCTCCTGAGATTGGAAATTTGAACAGCCTCAAGTATCTTGATCTAGCAGGTAATAAGCTTAGTGGTTCCATTCCCCACGAAATTGGAATGTTGACAAAGCTTGAGGTACTTGTTTTATCAACAAACTTTCTCTTTGGAACTATCCCTTCTACCATTGGTAACCTTAGCAATCTGATTCACTTTTTTGTTTCAAATAACTCCCTCTCTGGCCCAATCCCATCCCTCATATGGAACATGTCTAACTTGTCCTGGCTATACCTTGATGGCAATCGACTATCTGGATCAATCCCTCCTTCCTTAGAAAACTTGGCCAATTTGGAACGCTTTGTACTTCATGGAAACAATCTTTCTGGGTCCATTCCTTCCACTGTTGGAAACATGACTAAGCTCATCTACTTGTTCATGCGCGTCAATAATTTTTCTGGATCAATTCCTGTCTCCATAGGTAATTTGATCAACTTGAAAAGACTTAGTCTCCAAGAAAACAATTTCTTCGGATTTATTCCCAACACAATTGGAAACTTAAAGAAGCTCTCGCTGCTTGAATTGTCTTTCAACAATCTTAAAGGTAGCATTCCGCCACCCATAAGAAACATGACCAACCTCATGATCTTTTTAGTATCTGAAAATAATTTAACTGGAAATTTGCCTCCCCAAATCTGCTCAGGGGGATCACTAGAGTCATTTTGTGCTGATAATAATCACTTTACCGGTCCAGTACCAAGAAGCTTGAAGAATTGCTCTAGTATTCAAAGAATCAGGCTACAAGGTAACCAATTGGAAGGAGATATAGCACAAGATTTTGGCATATATCCAAATTTGGGATTTATTGATATAAGTGACAATAAATTTCATGGCCAAATTTCTCCTAACTGGGGGAGGTGCCCTAATCTTGATACCTTGATCATATCCAACAATAATATTTCCGGTAGTATACCCCCACAAATTGCAGAGGCAACTAAACTGGGTGTGCTTCAACTTTCTTCAAACCAATTGACTGGAAGGATACCAAAAGAACTAGGGAATTTGAAGAGCCTGCTTCATCTCAAGATAGGCAACAATCAACTTGTAGGAAACATTCCAAAACAAGTTGTAGGGTTGCCTAATTTGTTGGAATTGAACTTGAGCAACAACAGACTAGATGGAAGCATCCCCTCTGAGTTTGATCCAATTCAACCTCTTTATTCTCTTGATCTTAGCGGGAATTTGTTGAATGGAACAATACCGTCGGTGCTTGGACAGCTGAAGCAGTTGCAATTGTTGAACCTCTCACACAATAATCTCTCTGGCACAATTCCAAACACTTTTAGTAGCAGTATGTCAAGCTTGATTTATGTCAACATATCATATAACCAGTTAGAAGGGCCACTTCCAGACAACAACCGAGCCTTTCAGAGTGCTACaattgaatcattgaaaaataacaaAGGCTTATGTGGTAATGTCACTGGCTTGATGCCATGCCCAAGCAGCAGTCCTAGGCACAAAAGTCACAAGGTCATGTTATTGGTATTTCTTGTTATATTTGGAGTACTAGTGCTTTCTGTGGTGGCTGTTTCATTGTACTTTCTTTGTAAAAGTGCTAGAAACAAAGACAACTCAGCTAAAGAAGTGCAACAAGTAGAAGAACACTTTTCCATATGGAGCCATGACGGAAAAATGGCATTTGAAACTATCATTGATGCCACCAATAATTTTGATGACAAATATCTCATTGGAATTGGAGGGCAAGGATCCGTTTACAGGGCTGAGTTGCCTTCAGGTATGGTTGTTGCTGTGAAGAAGCTTCATAAGGAATCAGATGCAGGGAACAAGTCCAATTTGAAAGCATTTGAGAATGAAATCGAAGCACTGACAGAATTGAGGCACCGCAACATCATAAAGCTATACGGATATTGCCAGCATTCACGCTTCTCATTTTTGGTTTATGAGTTCTTGGATGGTGGCAGTTTGGATCAAGCACTTGGCAGTGAAAACCAAGCAACTGCATTTGATTGGGAGAGGAGGGTGAATGTGGTTAAAGGAGTTGCAAACGCTTTGTCATATATGCATCATGATTGCAAACCCCCCATAGTTCACCGTGACATATCAAGCAAGAACATTCTGTTGGACTCAGATCATGAAGCTCATGTCTCTGACTTTGGAACTGCTAAGTTTTTGAACCCAGATTCAAATTGGACAACACTTGCAGTCACCTATGGCTATGGAGCTCCAG AACTAGCTCAGACTATGGAAGTGACAGAGAAATGTGATGTATACAGCTTTGGAGTGCTTTGTTTGGAAATTCTTATGGGAAAGCATCCAGCGGACCTAATAAGTTCATTGTTGTCACCATCAACAGCGAGAATAACATACAATTTGTTATTGGTTGATGTCATAGATCAGAGACCTCCCCTTCCTGAAATATCAATTGTTGGGGAAATAACGTGGATCACAAAGTGGGCACTTGAATGCTTGAGCCAAAGTCCACAATCTCGACCAAGCATGCATCAAGTTTCTAAAGAGCTTATGATGGGAAAACCACGTTTCCCGGGTGACCAATTTGCTATGATCAGAATTGGACAACTCAATGAAGAATGGGAGACTCCACTTATGTGA